The Primulina huaijiensis isolate GDHJ02 chromosome 17, ASM1229523v2, whole genome shotgun sequence genome window below encodes:
- the LOC140963026 gene encoding uncharacterized protein, translating into MAKIPPFFSNFLSFFVLLLHLGCFFTTSRRHQGRSGHHLFSPASSFSNFKKKLTPPSKKLASLLRRLVFFLPSSSSDPIPHPPSIPSPSSSTRSLRLNPPAIVFPTEENDSAVLINNPSFFPADDIFPCTICGEIFQKLALLEQHQSAKHPVSELVDGENIVRIIFKMGWPEKGRCPTIHRILKIHNSTKILTQFEEYREFVKSKAATKIKPSRDERCIADGNELLRFHCTTFICELSDSTICNHQYCCVCGIIRSGFSSKMDGISTFPTSWTAHVTIPEDIEEEFGFMSVKRALLVCRVVAGRVGSEPGIVDKEDSGFDSLVGRGSSGFREELLVFNPRAVLPCFVILYTV; encoded by the coding sequence ATGGCTAAAATCCCTCCATTCTTCTCCAACTTCCTCTCGTTCTTCGTCCTCCTCCTCCATCTCGGCTGCTTCTTCACCACCTCCCGCCGCCACCAGGGCCGCAGCGGCCACCACCTCTTCTCCCCTGCTTCCTCCTTCTCCAACTTCAAGAAGAAGCTAACCCCACCGAGTAAAAAACTTGCTTCTCTCCTCAGACGCCTAGTCTTTTTCCTCCCTTCTTCCTCGTCTGATCCGATCCCTCATCCGCCCTCGATTCCATCTCCCTCTTCCTCCACTAGATCCTTACGTTTGAATCCTCCGGCCATTGTCTTCCCCACGGAAGAAAATGACAGCGCTGTACTGATCAATAATCCTTCATTCTTTCCTGCTGATGATATCTTCCCGTGTACAATCTGTGGAGAAATCTTCCAGAAGTTGGCTCTTCTTGAACAGCACCAGTCTGCGAAGCACCCGGTTTCGGAGCTCGTCGATGGCGAGAACATCGTCCGGATCATATTTAAAATGGGTTGGCCGGAGAAAGGAAGATGCCCCACCATCCACCGGATCCTGAAGATTCACAACAGCACAAAGATCCTAACTCAGTTCGAAGAGTACAGAGAGTTCGTCAAGTCGAAAGCAGCTACCAAGATCAAGCCATCGAGGGACGAAAGATGCATTGCAGACGGGAACGAGCTGCTGAGATTTCATTGCACCACTTTCATATGTGAGCTATCGGATTCCACCATCTGCAACCACCAGTACTGCTGCGTCTGCGGGATTATCAGGTCTGGATTCTCTTCGAAGATGGACGGAATCTCCACGTTCCCGACAAGCTGGACGGCACACGTGACGATACCGGAGGACATCGAGGAGGAGTTCGGGTTCATGAGCGTGAAACGGGCCTTGCTTGTCTGTCGGGTCGTGGCTGGCCGGGTAGGGTCCGAACCGGGTATAGTGGACAAGGAGGATTCCGGGTTCGATTCGTTGGTGGGTCGGGGCAGTAGCGGGTTCCGGGAGGAGCTGTTGGTGTTTAATCCAAGGGCTGTTCTTCCTTGCTTTGTGATTCTGTACACCGTGTGA